A single genomic interval of Chloracidobacterium validum harbors:
- a CDS encoding tetratricopeptide repeat protein, whose protein sequence is MPVLFITRLLSSCLITAGSMTVLAAPQQSPKPSPKPPVEKSRTADQSGTEVTREQRIQAYEKFLQARRYIAQADPLNAIEAFKEVLKLDPGAAAAHVELGNLYLEGRNLREAEVHARQAVALDPEDAMAHWLLGRLLYAQALGASLNPEKAREAVAAFETVAKLDALNLDVHRLLGRLYRDLNDTENALSSYAKLIGANQGGPEEFAAATELYFRKRRYRDAASTARQAYILSGENPQWGYQLSQALLYSGQTTEAIEVLKELLEENGNNLRLILSYAEALMRGGRYADAEQQVRRILSERPNHPEALSILAQVQRRSGRREEAVKTLRQALAGQDVTETLAQQYALAETLVELGRMSEAVDAYEAALRSVSNPDNSVSESQRERAELILMRIAAAHKAAGKPDQENATYERMRRLLGPESTLADLLVIEGLRNEGKHEDALKAVRRARQRFPSERQFAYLEAQVLSRLGQVDQAMKELKKLSEEVEDSGEVAQMKAIVLSDANRFEDAEQSARQAVRYDEKNIAYLVTLSSILERRKQYAESEQLLRTALSLDPDNPTALNNLGYFLAERNERLDEALTLVQRAVNIEPTNSSFLDSLGWVYFKQNRLDLAKQYIEQALGYDRRNATLNDHLGDVLERMGDLEGARRQWKLARSLATDPEEINRIDAKLQRDQTAETK, encoded by the coding sequence ATGCCCGTTCTATTTATCACCAGATTGCTTTCGAGCTGCTTGATTACGGCCGGTTCGATGACCGTGCTGGCCGCGCCCCAACAGTCTCCCAAACCGTCACCCAAGCCACCGGTGGAGAAGTCGCGGACGGCAGACCAGTCAGGGACGGAGGTAACGCGCGAGCAGCGGATTCAGGCCTATGAGAAATTTTTGCAGGCGCGGCGCTACATTGCGCAGGCAGACCCGCTCAACGCAATTGAGGCATTCAAAGAGGTGCTGAAGCTTGACCCTGGCGCGGCTGCCGCCCATGTCGAGTTAGGGAATCTTTACCTTGAAGGGCGAAATTTGCGTGAAGCCGAAGTCCACGCCCGGCAGGCCGTGGCGCTCGATCCAGAGGACGCCATGGCGCACTGGTTGCTTGGGCGCTTGCTCTATGCTCAGGCGCTGGGCGCTTCGCTCAATCCAGAAAAAGCACGTGAAGCGGTCGCTGCCTTTGAAACCGTCGCCAAGCTGGATGCACTCAACTTGGATGTGCACCGCCTGCTGGGACGGCTTTACCGGGACTTGAATGATACGGAAAACGCGCTTTCATCCTATGCCAAGTTGATCGGGGCCAATCAGGGTGGGCCGGAGGAGTTTGCCGCAGCAACGGAGCTCTACTTTCGCAAACGCCGCTACCGGGACGCCGCCAGCACGGCCCGGCAGGCCTACATCCTGAGCGGTGAAAATCCCCAGTGGGGCTACCAGCTTTCCCAGGCCCTGCTCTATTCCGGGCAAACGACGGAAGCCATTGAAGTCCTCAAGGAGTTGCTCGAAGAAAACGGTAACAACCTTCGGCTCATTCTCAGCTATGCCGAGGCGTTGATGCGTGGCGGGCGCTATGCTGACGCCGAACAACAGGTGCGGCGAATTTTGTCTGAGCGCCCCAACCATCCAGAAGCGCTTTCGATTCTGGCTCAGGTGCAGCGGCGCAGTGGCCGCCGCGAGGAAGCGGTCAAGACCCTGCGCCAGGCGCTGGCCGGTCAAGATGTCACCGAGACACTTGCCCAACAGTACGCGCTCGCTGAAACACTGGTTGAACTAGGTCGCATGAGTGAAGCCGTTGACGCCTATGAGGCGGCGCTGCGCAGTGTTTCCAACCCCGACAACTCGGTGAGCGAGAGCCAGCGTGAGCGTGCCGAGCTTATTCTGATGCGTATTGCGGCGGCCCACAAAGCGGCCGGCAAGCCCGACCAGGAAAACGCCACGTATGAGCGCATGCGGCGACTGCTGGGACCGGAGAGCACACTCGCCGATCTCCTCGTCATCGAGGGGCTGCGCAATGAAGGCAAGCACGAAGATGCGCTCAAGGCCGTGCGTCGCGCTCGGCAGCGATTTCCCAGCGAGCGGCAGTTTGCTTACCTCGAAGCCCAGGTACTCTCCCGTCTAGGACAGGTTGACCAAGCGATGAAGGAGCTGAAAAAGCTCTCCGAAGAAGTCGAGGACTCCGGCGAAGTCGCGCAGATGAAAGCCATCGTCCTCAGTGACGCCAACCGCTTCGAGGATGCCGAGCAATCCGCGCGGCAGGCCGTTCGCTACGATGAGAAAAACATTGCCTACTTGGTCACGTTGAGTTCCATTCTCGAACGCCGTAAGCAATACGCCGAATCCGAGCAACTGTTGCGGACGGCGCTCTCCCTCGACCCGGACAACCCAACGGCGCTCAACAACCTGGGCTACTTTCTGGCCGAGCGCAACGAGCGCCTGGATGAAGCCCTGACACTCGTGCAGCGCGCCGTCAACATCGAGCCGACCAACAGTTCTTTTCTCGACAGCCTGGGCTGGGTCTATTTCAAGCAGAACCGGCTTGACCTCGCCAAGCAGTATATCGAACAGGCGCTTGGCTACGACCGGCGCAACGCCACCCTGAACGACCACCTAGGCGATGTGCTGGAACGCATGGGCGACTTGGAAGGCGCGCGGCGGCAGTGGAAGCTGGCGCGCAGCCTGGCGACCGACCCCGAAGAAATCAACCGGATTGATGCGAAGCTCCAGCGCGATCAAACGGCGGAGACAAAGTAA